Below is a window of Vicinamibacterales bacterium DNA.
TTCCGCGGACGACATCCGCGGCGGAATGGGCTGGGAAGGGCTGGTGGAGCTCGTCAAGTTCGTGCAGGCCGGCGGCACGTTGATCACCGAGGGCTCCACGTCGGTGATCCTCCCCGAGTACAACGTCACCGGCGCGGTGACGGTGGAGAATCCCGGCGGATTGTTCGTGCGCGGCTCGATCGTGCGCGGCGTGTTCGCGGATCGCCGCAGCCCGATCGCCTACGGCTACGACGCACAGCTCCCGGTGTACTTCAATCAGGAGCCGGTGCTGAACGTCGGCGGCGGCGGCGGATTCGGCGGCCGCGGCGGCGGCGGCGCGGAGATTCCCGGCGTCGGCATGAACGTCACGCCCATGGCCGGCGCGTCGCAGCAGCGGATCACCCCGTACGATCCGGAAGGGGCGCAGGCCCCGGCCGCTCCGCCTCAGCCCGGTCCGCAGCAGGCCGCGGGCGGCGGGCGCGGCGGCGGCGGCCGCGGTGGTCCCGGCGGGTTCCCGGCGGCCGGCGGCACCGAATCGGCCCGCGTCATCATGCGGTTCCCCGCGAATCCCGACGAGATGCTGCTGTCCGGCACCCTCGTCGGCGGGCAGGCGCTGGCGAACCGGGTCCAACTGGTCGATATACCGGTCGGGCAGGGGCACGTGGTCTCGTTTGCCATCCGCCCGTTCTGGCGCTGGCAGACGCAGGGCAGCCATTTCCTGGCGTTCAATGCCATCCTGAACTGGAACGACCTCGACGCCGGCCGGGCCGGAGCCCCCAGGCCGACCTCGACATCCGGTCAGAATCGATAGGGCTCAACAGGTTAGCCGCACCATGGCTTTGCAAAACAAAGTCATGGTGCGCTACACTAACAAGTCGATACATGGCTGTTGCTCCGGTCGAGGTCACCCTCGAACTCACACCCCGGGCCCGCTTCGACATCATCGATGTCCGCGAGCGGCTCCGCGGCACCCACGGCGACCTCCTCGACGTCTATCCGCGGCACCTCTATCACTCGTTTCACACCACCGCCGGCTATCTGGAACAGAGCCTCGCCGCCCGCTTGCGCCGCGAGCGCTCCACCGTGGCGCCGTACGTCGAAGTGTTCCGCGCGATGTTCCCCGAGGGGGCCGGCTACGAGCACGATCAACTCGACCGCCGCAAGGATCTGACTCACGCGGAGCGCGCCATCGAGCCGCGCAACGCCGACTCGCACCTCGCCTTCATGGCCGCGGGACTGAGCACGTGCGTCAGTTACGTGAACCGCCCCGCCGAGCCGGTGTGCTTCGTCGACCTCGACGGCATCACCGACGGGCGTCCGCGCCGCCGCCTGACCAGCATCGTCGGGTTCAACCGCGAGCGTCAGGTGTCCCGCGTCCGCATCGACGTGCCGGTGTCCGATCACCAGGTCGACTCCGTCAATCTGAAGGATCCGAAGCTCGGGATCTACGAGCAGATCGTCGAGATGATCAGGCGCGAGGGAGTGAGCAGCGGGCGGGTGCGGCTCGAGCTCGCCGGCGCCGAGCGGCAGGCCGGGCTCACCGTCAACGAGTACGAGACGCTGCTGATGCGGCACGATCTCGCGGACGTGCTGCGCAACCCGTTCCGCTTCGCCGCCGAGAAGGGCCGCCACATGTGGGCCTCGCCGCGATCGATCCCGCAGAAGGCGCTCGACTACGCGAAGTACGACATGGTGCGGGCGATGAATCAGGTGCTCGATCTCACCGGCCTGCGCGCCTCGCTGCTCGAGCGGCTGTTCGCGCGCGCCATCGCCGTGCCGGCCGGGCGCTTCCTGCGGATGAAGCGTGCCGTCAATCTGCGCGTCCGGGAGAGCGACGGCCACGGCGTCATCGCCGACGGCCGCTATCAGAGCCCGATCCTCGTGCAGTGGAACCGCCCCAGCGCCCGCGTCCGTCAGCTCGAAGCCACGCTCACCTCATTTGAATAGCTCTCCGGCGGTTGTCGTTGGCGCAGGCATCATCGGCTGCGCCATCGCGCGCGATCTCGCCGTCCGCGGCGTGCCGTGCACCGTCATCGATCCGCGGCCGATCGGGGGAGGAGCCACGCAGGCGTCCGCCGGCATGCTCGCGCCGTACGTGGAGGCGCACGAGCCCGGTCCGCTGCTCGACCTCGGCGTCCGCAGCCTGGCGCTGTACGACGACTGGATCGCGGCGATCCGCGCCGAATCCGGCGTCGACGTGGAGTACCGCCGGATCGGAACGCTCGAGACGGTCTCCAATCGCTCGACGCCCGAACACGGCTACGTGGCGGCTGAATCGCTCGCGCTGGCGCTCGCCCGCGCGGCGGAAGGCCGCGGCGCCGTATTCGTCCGCGATCGCGTGACGCGGATCGATCGCGCACGCGACACGCTCCGGGTGGTCACCTCGGAACGCACCGTCGATGCGGTACACGCCATTCTTGCCGCCGGGGCCTGGGCCAACGCCATCGAGGGAATCCGCACGCCACCGCTTCGGCCGGTGCGCGGGCAGCTGCTGTACCTGGGATGGAATGCCGCCCCGCTCTCGACGATCGTCTGGGGGCCGCGCTGTTACGTCGTGCCGCGCCTCGATGGCACCGTGCTGGTCGGCGCGACCGTGGAGGAAGCCGGGTTCGACGAGCGGGCCACGGGCGACGGCGTTCGCGAGCTCCTCGACGCCGTCTGTGAGCTGTTGCCCGCCGCCCGCGCGGCGACGTTCATCGGGGTGCGCGTCGGCCTGCGTCCCGCGACGCCGGATGGATTACCGGTGATCGGCCCCGATGCCGGCACGCCCGGCCTGGTTCACGCGTTGGGCCACTACCGCAACGGCGTGCTGCTGGCGCCGATTACGGCGACGGTCGTGGGCGACCTCGTCAACGACGGTCGTCTCGACCCGATCGTCGCGAGCTTCGGCGCGGCGCGGTTTGGGTGAGACCGGCGGCGATCAGAAGCCGCCGCCCGGTCCCGTCAGCGTCGTGGTGGCGGCCGTCGGTGCCGACGTCGGCGGCGCGGCCGTGGTCGTGCCGATGCCGAACGTGCCCGCCGCGCCGCTCGGGCCGCCGGACGCGGCGCCGCCGCTGCCGACGCGCTGCACCGTCTCGAATGCAATCAGCGCGAGCTGGTAGTCGAGCTGCGCCTGCAGCTCGCTGTTGCGCGCGACGGCCAGATCGCGCTGCGCCTGGATCACGTTGAAGTTCGTCGACATGCCGACCTCGAACCGCTTCTGTTCGGCGTCGAGCCGCTGCTCCGAGAACTCGCGCGCCAGGCGCGTCGTCTCGATGCGCTCGCGGTTCTGCTCGAGCACCATGGCCGCCTGGCGGACTTCCCGCACCACCTTGAACTCCGAGCTGCGCAGCTGCGCGACGGTCTGTTCGCGCTCGAGCGTGGAGCGGGCGAGCGCCGCCTGGTCGGCGCTGCGGCCGAGCGGATAGCTGAGCGTGAAGCCGACCGTCCACGTCGGGTAGTCGGCGACGAACAGCTGGCGCAGCACGTCGCCGAACGCGGTGAACTGCTGGCCGGTGACCGGCCCGAAGATTCCGCCGGTGCGAAGCAGCTCCGTGCCGCCGAGGCCGCTGGTCAGATAGGTGGCCTGCAGCCGGAGGTCCGGCAGCGCCGCATTCTTCGCCAGCGCGACCGCCGTCTCGCTGTTCTCGATCCGGCGGCGGGTCCGCTGCAGGTCGGTGCGCAGGCTCAGCGCATTGCGAACCGCCGCATCGACGTCAGGCAGGGCGCCGACCGGCGGCACGAGGTCGGCCGGCTCGAGCCGCGCCGTCCAGAAGTCCGGACGCTTCGGATCCATGATCAGGATGCGCAGCTGATCCTCCGCCTGCCGCACCTGCG
It encodes the following:
- a CDS encoding FAD-dependent oxidoreductase; this encodes MNSSPAVVVGAGIIGCAIARDLAVRGVPCTVIDPRPIGGGATQASAGMLAPYVEAHEPGPLLDLGVRSLALYDDWIAAIRAESGVDVEYRRIGTLETVSNRSTPEHGYVAAESLALALARAAEGRGAVFVRDRVTRIDRARDTLRVVTSERTVDAVHAILAAGAWANAIEGIRTPPLRPVRGQLLYLGWNAAPLSTIVWGPRCYVVPRLDGTVLVGATVEEAGFDERATGDGVRELLDAVCELLPAARAATFIGVRVGLRPATPDGLPVIGPDAGTPGLVHALGHYRNGVLLAPITATVVGDLVNDGRLDPIVASFGAARFG